The Streptomyces sp. NBC_00483 genome contains the following window.
CTGGGTGAGCGCTTCGGGGTCTCGGCGACGCCGGTGCGCGAGGCGATGCAGCAGTTGGCGCGGGAGGGTGCGGTCGAGGTCGTGCCCAACCGGGGGTTCCGGGTGACCCGGCGCTCGGACCGCGAGCTGGCGGAGCTCGCGGAGGTGCGGGCGCTCGTCGAGGTGCCGGTGGTGACGCGTCTCGCGCGCACGGTGGCGCCCGCGCGGTGGGCCGAGCTGCGACCGCTGGTCCGTGCGACGGCGGTGGCCGCCGCGATGGGGGACCGGGCGGGGTATGCGGAGGCGGATCGCGCCTTCCACCGGGCCGTTCTCGCGTTCGCGGGCAACGACCAGGTGATCCGGGTCGCGGACGATCTGCATCGGCAGGTGGGGTGGGCCGCGGCCGACCTCGCCGTTGACGCGCGGCAGCATGGCGCGTTGCTGGATGCGTTGGAGGCGCAGGACTGCGGTGCGGTGACCTTGTTGGTGCGGGAGCACGTCGGCGGGTAGAAGCCGACCGTGCCTACGCCGCGGGGCTCTGCCCCGGGCCCCGCTGGCTCTCGTCCCAAGGCGGGGCTTAACATGCTCAGCCCGCACCGAAGGCTTCAGGCCGCGGCGGGCAACACCCCCGCCAACCAGGTGGGTACACCGTCCAGCAACCGGAACAACCGACCCGCCTCCGCGCGCAACCGCGCCTTCGTGTCCGGTTCCGGTTCGGCCTCCGCCAGGGACGCGAGGGCCGGGGCCGTGCCCACCAGGTAGCCGAGTTCCTCACGGATGCGCAGGGACTCCGTGAAGCCGTGCCGCGCCTCCGCCAACTCGCCCTCCCGTAGGGCGAGTCCGGCGAGGTGGCGCCAGGTGAAGGAGAGCAGGAGCGCGTCGCCGTGGGCCGTCGCGCCCGCGTGGGCCCTGCGGTACGCCGACCGGGCCGCCTGCGGCGAGTCCGCCAGGTTCTCCGACATCAGGCCGCGCCGGAAGTCGAGCAGCGCGCGGCCTGCCGCACCCGGAGCGATGAGCGCCGCTGCCCTGCCGAACGCCGAGCGCGCCTCGTCGGACCGGTCCTGCGTCTTCAACAGCGTGGCCTCGTACGCGAGTTGACCCCGCTCGCACGCCGCCGCGCCCCGTTCCTCGTCCGTGTGGGCCAGCGCCTCCGCCGCACGCAACGCGTCCTCCGCGTCCGCCCACCCCTGCTCCGTGTACAGGCACCGTTCCACCAGCAGCGCCGCCCGTTGCAGGGCCGCCCCCGCGTCCGCCGCCGCGTGATGGTCGAGGAGTGCCGCGGCGTCGGTCCAGCAGCCGCGCGAACGCAACCGCCATACCGCGGTCTGGAGTGGATCGTCCGCTGTGTTCGTTCCGGTACCAGACATGGCGGTAGACGCCACATTGCCCTCCCGAGCACGCCATCGAGCCGAGTTGCCGTGGGCATCTCAGCACGGATCAAGGCGCCCGGCCAAGGGGGTG
Protein-coding sequences here:
- a CDS encoding GntR family transcriptional regulator, with protein sequence MPAWAPRPSVPVSAPASVPEQSRGDHTHSEPPAPGLVARGVVERTSVRGQVLDALRAALVSGDLAPGEVYSGPALGERFGVSATPVREAMQQLAREGAVEVVPNRGFRVTRRSDRELAELAEVRALVEVPVVTRLARTVAPARWAELRPLVRATAVAAAMGDRAGYAEADRAFHRAVLAFAGNDQVIRVADDLHRQVGWAAADLAVDARQHGALLDALEAQDCGAVTLLVREHVGG